The following are from one region of the Nicotiana tomentosiformis chromosome 7, ASM39032v3, whole genome shotgun sequence genome:
- the LOC138895200 gene encoding uncharacterized protein → MAEDSELWDIFRDGPFVPMKTISKPAVIVLKTRNEYNDADRKAIEKNFRAKKILVCGIGLDGYNRISACQSAKEIWEALQTAHEGTTQVKQSKIHMLTTEYELFKMKDDESIQDMHTRFTSIINEIHSLGEIILRNKLVKKILSVLPGSWKSKVNAITEAKDLQKLTIDELIGNMKTYEIKKKKDYERRDPKKEKNLVLKADNNDSSGEDADMAYLTKRFQKMVRMNGGIPKGAAPASQEVMTCIINVGIQDTSSRTVLSSSKRFKRKDAADNVVKQDLATWEDSSSEFGEDAEQGDTSMMAVESELAEYDSIFALMANSNDDEDGDDDLVEHERDDLVAIVVDLKETIEVLQKEKDVLTEKNETVEYERDDLLVVFVDLKETIEELKRGNSSGNNQKGKEVAMRHTLSLKMNSLPCIQAMVGTCRESGSKRKGLPKIHIASMLLSLRTGFALTVTTLNTLYGVVG, encoded by the exons atggctgaagattcagaGCTCTGGGATATTTTCCGCGATGGACCATTCGTCCCCATGAAAACTATTAGCAAGCCAGCAGTGATAGTTCTAAAGACAAGGAATGAGTACAATGATGCTGACCGAAAGGCCATAGAGAAGAACTTTCGAGCAAAAAAGATCCTCGTCTGTGGTATTGGACTAGATGGATACAACCGAATCTCTGCATGTCAATCTGCCAAGGAGATTTGGGAAGCTCTCCAAACAGCACATGAGGGAACAACTCAAGTCAAACAGTCAAAGATTCACATGCTCACcactgagtatgaactcttcaAGATGAAAGAtgatgagtccattcaggacatgcacacTCGATTCACCTCTATCATCAATGAGATCCATTCTCTAGGGGAGATCATTCTAAGGAACAAACTTGTCAAGAAAATACTCAGTGTATTGCCTGGTTCCTGGAAAAGCAAAGTAAATGCTATCACGGAGGCAAAGGATCTGCAAAAGTTGActattgatgaactcattggtaaTATGAAGACTTatgaaataaagaagaagaaggactATGAAAGAAGAGATCCTAAAaaggagaagaacctggttctcAAGGCAGACAACAATgactcaagtggtgaggatgctgaCATGGCCTACCTGACGAAGcgatttcagaaaatggttcgcatgaatggaggcattccaaaaGGGGCAGCTCCAGCAAGCCAAGAGGTTATGACTTGTATCATAAATGTGGGAATCCAAGACACTTCATCAAGGACTGTTCTCTCCTCAAGCAAGA GATTCAAGAGAAAAGATGCCGctgacaatgttgtgaaacaagATCTTGCTACATGGGAAGATTCTTCCAGCGAATTTGGAGAAGATGCTGAACAAGGTGACACCTCCATGATGGCAGTTGAAAGTGAACTAGCTGAatatgactctatctttgccttgATGGCAAACTCtaacgatgatgaagatggtgaTGATGATTTG GTAGAACATGAGAGAGATGATCTGGTAGCCATAGTGGTTGACCTAAAGGAAACCATCGAGGTTCTACAGAAAGAAAAAGATGTTCTGACTGAAAAAAATGAAACCGTAGAATatgagagagatgacctattGGTAGTATTTGTGGATCTAAAagaaacaattgaggaactaaaaAGGGGAAACAGTTCTGGGAACAaccaaaagggaaaggaagttgcaatgaggcacacattaagcttgaaaatgaactcATTGCCATGTATACAAGCAATGGTGGGAACATGCAGAGAGTCGGGTTCCAAAAGGAAAGGACTCCCTAAAATccacatagcaagtatgttactgtcCCTGAGAactggctttgcactcactgtgaCAACACTGAACACTCtgtatggagtggttgggtag